The Bos taurus isolate L1 Dominette 01449 registration number 42190680 breed Hereford chromosome 18, ARS-UCD2.0, whole genome shotgun sequence genome has a window encoding:
- the LOC132342749 gene encoding F-box only protein 27-like, protein MRRAESGCGGLLARTGWESGDLKGRLLGCGGNNFWAGSPAAAAAGPDEETMGASTSLGLPARVPDPHREPQEAPGPNQLPIEMLRKVLSYLPPSTLLRHCRPVCRRWRDVVDGWDLWRSILPWKHPDLWPVISTCLPPADNPGPCILGRFCERRPIGSKLTANPVGKGEDPRKGIDPRAGGCWYKGEILDLEEEGLWRELLDSGKIWISVCRRWTEQQGSDRMYQLVVKLLDANYAILHYFFHKRFPVRPRTGSFSFRIMHAFTNIKKGVRFVLFDHSVEGYDSWPEQCGVCRPQSSVIVRIRPQAVPVRQPDCAFQEVGPSARPPQ, encoded by the exons ATGCGCCGGGCGGAGAGCGGCTGCGGTGGTCTGCTGGCAAGGACGGGCTGGGAGTCTGGGGACTTGAAAGGGCGGCTGCTGGGGTGTGGGGGCAACAACTTTTGG GCTGGctctccagcagcagcagccgcggGGCCTGACGAGGAGACCATGGGCGCCTCAACCTCCTTGGGCCTGCCCGCCCGCGTCCCAGATCCGCACCGCGAGCCACAGGAGGCTCCAGGCCCGAACCAACTGCCCATCGAGATGCTCCGGAAGGTGCTGAGCTACCTGCCTCCAAGCACGCTGCTCCGGCACTGCCGCCCGGTGTGCCGGCGCTGGAGAGACGTGGTGGACGGCTGGGACCTGTGGCGGAGCATCCTGCCTTGGAAACACCCCGACCTGTGGCCCGTCATCAGCACCTGCCTGCCCCCTGCTGACAACCCCGGGCCCTGCATCCTGGGCCGCTTCTGTGAGCGCAGACCCATAGGAAGCAAGCTCACCGCGAACCCCGTGGGCAAAGGTGAGGACCCCAGGAAAGGCATCGATCCTCGTGCGGGAGG GTGTTGGTACAAAGGAGAAATTTTGGACCTGGAGGAGGAGGGTCTGTGGCGGGAACTCCTGGATAGTGGAAAGATTTGGATTTCTGTCTGTCGCCG CTGGACAGAACAACAAGGCAGTGACCGGATGTATCAGCTAGTCGTCAAGCTTCTAGATGCCAACTATGCCATCTTGCATTATTTCTTCCATAAACGTTTTCCCGTCCGGCCGCGGACAGGCAGTTTCTCCTTTCGG ATCATGCATGCGTTCACCAACATCAAGAAGGGTGTCCGCTTTGTGTTGTTTGACCATAGTGTCGAGGGCTATGATTCGTGGCCTGAGCAGTGTGGAGTCTGCAGACCCCAATCCAGTGTCATCGTACGGATCCGTCCCCAGGCTGTCCCTGTAAGACAACCTGACTGTGCCTTCCAGGAGGTGGGACCATCGGCCAGACCACCTCAGTAA